The Diorhabda sublineata isolate icDioSubl1.1 chromosome 6, icDioSubl1.1, whole genome shotgun sequence genome includes a window with the following:
- the LOC130444998 gene encoding target of rapamycin complex subunit lst8, giving the protein MNTSSGVMTVENLENDNIILATGGYDHTIKLWQTHTGICTRTLQHAESQVNALEITPDRQHLAAASYQHIYMYDLNSNNPNAVVNYEGTSKNVTCVGFQEDGKWMYSGGEDGRARIWDLRTRSNQCPKLFEVQSPINCVTLHPNQVELFVGDQTGIIHRWDLRTDNNEQLIPENDAMILDVEISPDSQLMASVNNKGRCYIWSLISGMVDTPTKMIPKQKFEAHSRHALKCKFSPDSNLLATTSADTTAKVWSCGDFSLVQELKQPESQRWVWDAAFSADGQYLFTASSDSCAKLWNVKTGAMEREYTGHQKAVTALAFRDAT; this is encoded by the exons atgaatacATCATCAGGTGTGATGACCgtggaaaatttagaaaacgaTAATATAATTTTAGCAACTGGCGGTTATGACCACACCATAAAATTATGGCAAACCCATACAGGAATTTGTACGAGAACATTACAACATGCAGAATCG CAAGTAAACGCGTTAGAAATTACACCCGACCGGCAACACTTGGCAGCAGCTAGTTATCAACATATTTATATGTATGATTTGAATTCGAATAATCCAAATGCGGTTGTAAATTACGAAGGCACGTCTAAAAACGTAACTTGTGTCGGTTTTCAAGAAGACGGTAAATGGATGTATTCCGGAGGAGAAGACGGTAGAGCAAGAATTTGGGATTTAAGAACAAGAAGTAACCAGTGCCCAAAACTTTTTGAAGTACAAAGTCCTATAAACTGCGTAACATTGCACCCCAATCAAGTAGAGTTATTTGTTGGAGATCAAACCGGAATTATTCATAGGTGGGATCTAAGGACCGACAATAACGAACAATTG attCCAGAAAATGATGCTATGATTCTAGACGTGGAAATTTCACCAGATAGTCAATTAATGGCATCGGTCAATAATAAAGGTAGATGTTATATATGGAGTTTAATTTCAGGCATGGTGGATACACCTACAAAAATGATACCAAAACAGAAATTCGAGGCGCATTCTAGACATGCACTAAAATGTAAATTCAGCCCCGATTCAAA CTTATTAGCTACAACGTCTGCAGATACAACTGCTAAAGTGTGGAGTTGTGGTGATTTCTCATTGGTACAAGAATTGAAACAACCAGAAAGCCAGAGGTGGGTTTGGGATGCCGCATTTAGTGCTGATGGACAATATTTGTTCACAG CTTCGTCTGATTCTTGTGCAAAATTGTGGAACGTTAAGACAGGAGCAATGGAACGAGAATATACCGGACATCAGAAGGCGGTTACAGCTCTGGCATTTAGAGATGCGacttaa
- the LOC130445412 gene encoding uncharacterized protein LOC130445412: MRCISDNNKTEIGILIPLILCCITMNLVHGYPGEDFRYIDRDLASPGAHQLASWLASQLRSKEIIVPVEVPAIPYRLPLQGKRNSEVTNAIMGSEESQKMYREGR, encoded by the exons ATGAG GTGCATTTCTGACAACAACAAAACTGAAATTGGGATTCTTATACCGCTAATATTATGCTGTATAACTATGAATTTAGTACATGGATATCCTGGTGAGGATTTCCGTTATATCGACCGAGAT ttgGCCAGTCCAGGAGCCCATCAACTAGCTAGTTGGCTAGCTTCTCAGTTACGATCAAAGGAAATAATTGTACCAGTCGAGGTTCCAGCTATACCTTATAGATTACCATTGCAAGGAAAACGGAATTCCGAAGTGACGAACGCCATAATGGGATCCGAAGAAAGTCAAAAGATGTATAGAGAAGGGcgttga
- the LOC130444808 gene encoding ADP-ribosylation factor-binding protein GGA3, whose product MDLLTQTSLEALLLKATNTKNLNFDTVAVEAFCSIINKEKDGPQVGVKVIAARLPSGNEREMLQTLNVLDHCMSKCGTNFQNEVGKFRFLNELIKLVSPKYLGSQTPLTVKQKILQLFYVWTLDYPKEIKIVEAFDMLRKQGVVRDIPNPNVPLLEGNAFTKRKSVTSIFQDEEKSKILQKLLQSKDPEDIQAANWLIKSMVKEDDKRAELKSKRISELESVQNNVRLLNEMLDSYKPTVSSIAELDLIKELYQNCESLRPSVNKLILETHLEEGILDDVLKTSDELSIAFDKYNILIIQGRQLPMKRDSNHSLLQFDNPNSLIPDKNNSQNGDAETSLDVLCDIFSSSTIPDSADLLQPLSITKDDTQMGENSKDIPKLKGLEELDVLGDHLMKENLQSCRINNEKVPMNLLNKISEIKQNQLAQKHETNQTETFNLDLNYLLKSKNDVKSSSDTNDDCLVDISDEKMLEVEKNTDSELIHTVSLTKTEKSVQEKNIKLNDIFVKLESIRPSGLPPMVILNDKNGITVSLHLAKDEPKDGVNVFVITTVSRNESPLNNYLFQAVVPKGCKLKLQPPSSTDLPVYNPFLPPMAITQILLVGNPESVAVSLKFIISYIMDEETITEMGEVEELPRLR is encoded by the exons atGGATTTGTTAACGCAAACAAGTCTTGAAGCTTTACTTC taaaagCTACTAATACGAAAAATCTCAACTTCGATACTGTCGCAGTAGAAGCCTTCTGttctataattaataaagaGAAAGATGGTCCACAAGTTGGAGTAAAAGTGATAGCCGCCAGGCTACCATCGGGGAATGAAAGGGAAATGCTACAAACTTTAAATGTTTTGGATCATTGTATGTCAAAATGCggtacaaattttcaaaacgaaGTAGGAAAATTCAGATTTTTGAACGAATTGATAAAACTAGTTTCGCCAAAATACTTAGGTTCTCAAACCCCATTAacagtaaaacaaaaaattctacaattattctatGTGTGGACATTGGATTAtccaaaagaaattaaaatagttgAGGCATTTGATATGTTGAGAAAACAAGGAGTTGTTAGAGATATCCCCAATCCAAATGTACCGTTATTAGAAGGTAACGCTTTCACTAAAAGAAAAAGCGTGACTTCTATTTTCCAAGATgaggaaaaatcaaaaatattacaGAAACTACTACAAAGTAAGGACCCAGAAGATATACAAGCTGCGAATTGGTTGATAAAAAGCATGGTTAAAGAA gaTGATAAAAGAGCCgaattaaaaagtaaaagaaTTTCAGAGTTGGAATCTGTGCAAAATAATGTCAgattattaaatgaaatgttAGATTCATATAAACCTACAGTTTCATCAATAGCAGAATTAGATCTTATCAAAGAGTTATACCAAAATTGTGAGAGTTTGAGACCTTCAGTGAACAAATTGATTCTAGAAACCCACCTCGAAGAAGGGATACTAG ATGACGTTTTAAAAACAAGTGACGAATTATCTATTGCATTTGATAAATACAATATTCTTATTATCCAAGGAAGGCAATTACCAATGAAACGAGACTCAAATCATTCTCTTCTACAGTTTGATAACCCAAATTCATTAATAcctgataaaaataattcacaaaatgGTGATGCTGAAACATCGCTTGACGTGTTATGTGATATATTTAGTTCTTCAACTATACCAGATTCTGCTGATCTTTTACAACCTTTAAGTATAACAAAAGATG ATACACAAATGGGTGAAAATAGTAAGGATATACCGAAACTAAAGGGATTAGAAGAACTCGATGTATTAGGGGATCATttgatgaaagaaaatttacaaagctGTAG gatTAATAACGAGAAAGTACCGATGAATCTTCTGAATAAAATATCGGAAATAAAGCAAAATCAACTAGCTCAGAAACATGAAACAAATCAAACGGAAACATTCAATCTCGATTTAAACTATCTTCTTAAATCGAAGAATGAtgtaaaatcttcaagtgaTACCAACGATGATTGTTTAGTTGATATAAGTGATGAAAAAATGTTGGAAGTCGAAAAAAATACAGATTCCGAATTAATCCACACTGTATCGCTAACGAAAACGGAAAAAAGcgtacaagaaaaaaatattaaactgaatgatatatttgttaaattgGAAAGTATTAGACCGAGCGGTTTACCTCCGATGGTTATTTTAAACGATAAAAACGGCATTACAGTCTCTTTACATTTAGCCAAAGATGAACCCAAAGATGGAgttaatgtttttgttattacaaCTGTTAGTAGAAACGAATCTcctttgaataattatttgtttcaagCTGTAGTTCCTAAG GGATGTAAATTGAAGTTACAACCACCGTCTTCAACAGATCTTCCTGTCTACAATCCATTTTTACCACCAATGGCTATTACACAAATATTATTAGTTGGAAATCCGGAATCTGTTGCAGTTTCTTTAAAATTCATCATTAGCTACATAATGGATGAGGAAACAATTACAGAAATGGGAGAAGTGGAAGAGCTACCGAGGCTTCGTTGA